A stretch of the Candidatus Hydrogenedentota bacterium genome encodes the following:
- a CDS encoding LL-diaminopimelate aminotransferase has product MATINANYDKLQAGYLFPEIAKRTRAFQAENPSAKVMRLGIGDTTEPLTPSVIEGLLSGVRKLADVKTYTGYGAEQGNTDLREALAARYAKYGVNIEPDEVFVSDGAKPDSANIQSIFGLNNVVAVQDPAYPVYVDSNVIAGRTGQWKDGRFEGLVYMPCTEANGFFPELPDGKVDLIYLCSPNNPTGAVATKEQLAKFVAYARAHKAVIIFDSAYAAYISDPALPRSIFEIEGAKECAIELSSFSKEAGFTGVRLGWTIVPKALACEDGEPGKLNRLWNRRQTTMFNGASNIVQEGGVAILSEQGQRECREMVAYYMKNARTIKSGLESLGLTVYGAVNAPYVWLKTPNAMKSWDFFDKMLREAHVVGTPGSGFGPGGEGYFRLSAFGHVDNIREAVESVKSNLILKL; this is encoded by the coding sequence ATGGCGACGATTAACGCTAATTATGACAAGTTGCAGGCAGGCTATTTGTTTCCCGAAATCGCCAAGCGGACGCGGGCGTTTCAGGCGGAGAATCCGAGCGCGAAGGTCATGCGGCTGGGCATCGGCGACACGACAGAGCCGTTGACGCCTTCGGTTATCGAGGGGCTTTTGTCGGGGGTACGCAAGCTTGCGGACGTGAAGACGTACACCGGATACGGGGCCGAGCAAGGGAACACGGATTTGCGTGAGGCGCTTGCCGCCCGATACGCGAAGTACGGCGTAAATATTGAACCGGATGAGGTATTCGTGAGCGACGGGGCCAAGCCGGACTCGGCGAATATACAATCGATATTTGGCCTCAACAATGTGGTCGCCGTTCAAGACCCCGCGTATCCCGTTTATGTGGACAGCAATGTCATTGCCGGGCGCACGGGACAATGGAAGGACGGCCGCTTTGAAGGGCTGGTCTACATGCCGTGCACGGAGGCAAACGGTTTCTTTCCGGAGCTTCCCGATGGCAAGGTGGACCTGATCTATCTGTGCAGTCCAAACAACCCGACCGGAGCTGTGGCCACGAAGGAGCAATTGGCGAAGTTCGTGGCATACGCCCGCGCACACAAGGCCGTCATCATCTTCGACTCCGCTTATGCGGCGTATATCAGCGACCCCGCGCTGCCTCGGTCGATTTTCGAAATCGAAGGCGCGAAGGAGTGTGCCATCGAATTGAGCAGTTTTTCGAAGGAGGCCGGATTCACCGGAGTGCGTCTGGGTTGGACGATTGTGCCCAAGGCGCTTGCGTGCGAGGACGGCGAACCGGGAAAGCTGAACCGTTTGTGGAACCGGCGCCAGACCACCATGTTTAACGGGGCCTCCAATATCGTCCAGGAAGGCGGGGTCGCGATCCTGAGCGAACAGGGTCAACGCGAATGCCGGGAGATGGTTGCGTATTATATGAAGAATGCGCGAACCATCAAATCGGGTTTGGAGTCACTTGGTTTGACCGTATATGGCGCGGTCAATGCGCCCTATGTGTGGCTCAAGACTCCAAATGCCATGAAATCCTGGGATTTCTTCGACAAGATGCTGCGTGAGGCGCATGTCGTGGGCACGCCCGGATCGGGTTTTGGGCCGGGAGGCGAAGGCTACTTCCGGCTGAGCGCGTTCGGCCATGTCGATAACATTCGCGAGGCGGTGGAAAGCGTCAAATCCAATCTCATTCTGAAGCTGTAA
- a CDS encoding tetratricopeptide repeat protein: MRSLAIGLCALLIGLGVAGCTTTGGGDQLSNTVYATYKIAKNLEQDLGPSVTKLNQTAADLTAKVEANDMAVKSLQSAIEDNQAKLDSMQKSIDKLSQDVYRMSGRPTGATGLDAYSGTNYSAQSAEILPPPGGAVAAAQGTTPVPSPESVPGTAPAGTEVGSNALTDYNAAQRSFYGEDFETALAQYSAYLQKYPDSKYSDGAQYWKADCLRKLNRLEEAIAEYEKLRTTYPNSPKVSMSLSNQADAHLRLGQTQRAVALLKQLVDNYPNAPEVELAKKRLKELQGN; the protein is encoded by the coding sequence ATGCGTTCCTTGGCAATCGGATTGTGCGCCCTGCTCATAGGGTTGGGGGTGGCCGGCTGCACGACTACCGGCGGCGGCGACCAACTGTCGAATACCGTGTATGCGACGTATAAGATCGCCAAGAATCTTGAACAGGACTTGGGGCCGTCGGTCACCAAGCTGAATCAGACGGCGGCGGATTTGACTGCCAAAGTCGAAGCGAACGATATGGCAGTCAAGAGTTTGCAGTCTGCTATCGAAGATAACCAGGCGAAGCTTGACAGCATGCAGAAGAGCATCGACAAGCTCAGCCAGGACGTCTATCGCATGTCCGGGCGTCCGACCGGGGCAACAGGGCTTGATGCCTACAGCGGGACGAATTATTCGGCCCAGTCGGCGGAAATCCTGCCGCCTCCCGGTGGGGCTGTCGCGGCGGCCCAGGGTACCACGCCGGTTCCTTCGCCGGAATCGGTCCCTGGCACGGCCCCGGCAGGCACGGAAGTTGGCTCGAATGCGCTGACGGACTATAACGCCGCGCAGCGGAGCTTCTACGGCGAAGACTTCGAGACTGCTTTGGCTCAGTATTCGGCGTATCTTCAGAAGTATCCCGATTCGAAGTACTCGGACGGCGCGCAGTATTGGAAGGCCGATTGCCTTCGCAAGCTGAACCGTCTTGAAGAGGCCATTGCCGAGTACGAGAAGCTTCGGACCACGTATCCGAATAGTCCGAAGGTGTCGATGTCGCTGAGCAATCAGGCGGACGCCCATCTGCGGCTGGGACAAACGCAACGCGCAGTTGCGCTTCTGAAGCAGTTGGTAGACAATTATCCGAATGCGCCCGAAGTCGAATTGGCCAAGAAACGGCTGAAAGAGCTTCAAGGGAATTGA
- the pal gene encoding peptidoglycan-associated lipoprotein Pal: MRHLRNGLVMSLCLAMALTVASGCSRKKKEQPINPDLTSTSQTTAPEQTTGEGLPPIDQSQLFFGPNPLVKPIYFDYDSYALRPDALSTLQANADVLKQVPNVIVQVEGHCDERGTQEYNLALGEKRALATREQLVRLGISGDRIVTISYGEEMPADPGHSEDAWAKNRRCQFNEAKK; encoded by the coding sequence ATGAGACACTTGCGGAATGGACTTGTTATGAGCCTTTGCTTGGCTATGGCGCTGACCGTAGCCAGTGGTTGCTCGAGGAAGAAGAAAGAGCAGCCGATCAATCCCGATTTGACGAGCACGAGCCAGACGACGGCTCCCGAACAGACGACGGGCGAAGGCCTGCCGCCTATCGACCAGAGCCAGCTCTTCTTCGGGCCGAACCCCCTCGTGAAGCCCATCTACTTTGACTATGACAGCTACGCTCTGCGTCCTGACGCCCTTTCGACCCTTCAGGCGAATGCGGATGTTCTGAAGCAGGTTCCGAACGTAATCGTTCAGGTGGAAGGTCACTGCGACGAACGTGGTACGCAGGAATACAACCTTGCGCTGGGCGAGAAGCGCGCGCTTGCGACTCGCGAGCAGCTTGTCCGCCTTGGCATTTCCGGCGACCGTATCGTCACCATCAGCTACGGCGAAGAGATGCCCGCCGATCCCGGCCACAGCGAAGATGCGTGGGCGAAGAACCGTCGTTGCCAGTTTAACGAAGCGAAGAAATAA
- a CDS encoding DUF1573 domain-containing protein, giving the protein MKLRASHVVVLVLLGIGTLVLFVVLRPSSAGQKESGDFLEQARAWQESDVGTKSVAGGVPPVTEDPSVSARLEVETTEFDMGVISNAEPTTKELKVRNTGKRDLKITTIKTTCGCTLGTFNRNSKRPGYDENAVIPPGGEMPMYVTVNPFRVPGFYSHKTLTIYSSDVVNPTLEVQVYAHIDPEFILEPDSLDFGTIEYGSSATKEVRIRQAGTKPLKLEKVETPSPRGRRDLRDTVKKEDEPFAVALQDVPENEWKEPGHREWKVAVTLSPNLPLGVFQNQFYIYSDAKRVSKFYYTMKADVKTFFRVEPALIRVRDKVTAGQGKIATATILSEQPFELEDLSISGKDLSLSTRPGETPNTVFVDVNVAPDAKPGFKTETITMKIKSGDKSVPYSTRALVTVM; this is encoded by the coding sequence ATGAAACTACGTGCAAGTCATGTTGTAGTCCTCGTACTGCTGGGTATCGGGACACTGGTTCTTTTCGTTGTGTTAAGGCCGAGCAGCGCCGGACAGAAAGAAAGCGGCGATTTCCTGGAGCAGGCGCGCGCTTGGCAAGAAAGCGACGTAGGTACCAAGAGTGTGGCCGGTGGGGTTCCCCCCGTCACGGAAGACCCGAGCGTCTCCGCGCGGCTTGAAGTCGAGACGACTGAATTCGACATGGGGGTCATCTCCAATGCGGAACCGACAACCAAAGAGCTGAAGGTTCGCAATACCGGCAAACGCGATCTGAAGATAACCACCATCAAGACCACGTGCGGCTGTACGTTGGGGACTTTCAATCGCAACTCGAAGCGCCCCGGATATGACGAGAATGCCGTTATTCCTCCGGGCGGCGAGATGCCCATGTACGTAACGGTGAACCCCTTTCGGGTGCCGGGTTTCTATTCGCACAAGACATTGACGATCTACTCGTCCGATGTCGTCAACCCGACGTTGGAAGTTCAGGTTTATGCTCACATCGATCCGGAGTTCATTCTGGAGCCCGATAGCTTGGACTTTGGAACAATCGAATACGGATCATCCGCGACGAAGGAAGTTCGTATTCGTCAGGCGGGAACCAAGCCGCTGAAGTTGGAGAAGGTCGAGACGCCTTCGCCCCGTGGGCGCAGAGATTTGCGCGATACCGTCAAGAAGGAAGACGAGCCTTTTGCGGTTGCTCTGCAAGACGTGCCGGAAAACGAGTGGAAAGAACCTGGACACCGCGAGTGGAAGGTTGCGGTTACGCTTTCGCCGAACCTGCCTCTCGGCGTGTTTCAGAATCAGTTCTACATCTACAGCGACGCGAAGCGGGTCAGCAAGTTTTACTACACAATGAAAGCGGATGTGAAGACCTTCTTCCGCGTCGAACCGGCACTCATTCGCGTGCGGGACAAAGTGACCGCGGGACAAGGGAAGATTGCGACGGCCACCATCCTGAGTGAACAGCCTTTTGAGTTGGAAGACCTGTCCATATCCGGCAAGGATTTGTCGCTATCCACACGCCCCGGCGAGACCCCGAACACCGTATTCGTGGACGTCAACGTCGCGCCCGACGCCAAGCCTGGCTTCAAGACTGAGACTATCACGATGAAGATCAAATCGGGCGACAAATCGGTTCCATACTCGACGCGCGCACTTGTGACTGTCATGTAA